ATGCTCTCAAGCCTGGTCCAAAAGAACCATATTGTGGCTGAGTCCTGCCAGCAGGTACTGAGTTTTTCCTGTACAATGTTCGCTATCACTCGCTTCACTCGCTCCCTTTTTGTGGCTTTTCCTACATACACCATCTCTAAGGGTATGCGTGTAGCCGCTGCAACTGCTTTTGCTTCCTTTGTAAATTTCCGAATCCATTCCATGTCATCGCCTCCATACAAGAAAATGTATTTTCCTTCTTTAATCTGTTCAATGAAAAAGAGGGAAATGTGAATTACTATGATAAATCCttattatccaaaaaatttaaacGGTTAGGAAATAGTTAATTTAACTATATAATCATtattctaagatttttttttcttaaagagtGTGTTTGCCcgaatacacacacacatataattaCCCAGTTCAATATGGTTGCGTCAATGCCATCCACCAACAGCTCAAGCCTCCAAGCCTCTTCTCTCCAAAGAGCTTCTTCTCTCAAGGTAGTGAAAGGGAAAGCATGGCTTCCCCAAATCCACATCATGTGAATTGCATTGGGGGACACCACTCTCCCTTGATGGTCTAGGACTACAAGGATAGGCTTGTTCCTGAAGTGCCACTCCTCCTTGATGAACTTGATAGATGCCTTTGATATTATGGAAGGGTGGTACACTGAGTACCATGTCATTGGAGCCTGCAACACTTCAAAATGTCTTTGCTTGACATCAGTTAACTGATCCACAATGGGGATCCATACAACCTCATACGGACTTTGAACCCTCATTTCGTGGAGCCTGGACTCGTTATAACTCTGTTCAAGAACTGAGAGCTCATCTTGGGTGATATCTAGACTTGAAATGAGCAATAACACATTCTTCCTCCTAAGAACATCAAGGTTAACCTAGTTTTCCCAAAATGAAACAGCCACATATAGATAATCATATAAGTAATTATACTATCacaacttaaaaattaagacCAAGTATATATATGCAATGTGCTGATAGTAGAAATTGTAATGTCGTTAATTGGGCAATAGTAATGTTAATGGTATGTGTTAGAAGAGCTGACCCTTTTCTTGGTGGTACCATCAACAAGTGCTAGCACATCATCCCTAGGGCAAATCAGGGCCTTGAGAACTCTCATGTTGTCAATGTGGATCATTTTGAAGAGTTCGACAAGCATTTGATAAGATTCAACATCCCTCCTCTCCTCTGCATTGAATAGGAGAATTTCAGTATATATAGATGGTATCTTATGTAACAGAAATATGTCAAGTCCATGTATGTACAAAAGAGTGTTGTACTAATAGTAATCAATTGTATAAGATACttttatgtattaatttttatatatggcATGGTCTATAATGCAGCATAAAACTGGCTTACCAATATATTGAACGCAttcttccatcttcttcttGAGATGTTCAAGTATGGTTTTGAGCTTGTGGGTAAGGGTGGATAGCTCCCATGCTTCTAAGGTGGATAATGCAAACCTACAATCAATATCCACTTTGCAGTGTTATTGTTAAATGCCTTACAAACATTTTAGTATTTACACTACTTATAAAACAATTTAGATCTCTTTTTTATTAGTGTgtaaatcaattacaatatacaaaaaatttcaagaaatgcAATAAACCTTTTATAGGATACACTGTATCTAAATTTAAGGATTTGCATGAGAATTGtaaattaggatggagaggaaAAAGCCATACTCGTAACCCATGTTAGTGAAGCTAGAAATCTGAGATGCGCAGGCCACAATACTCCTGATAGTCCAATACACAGCAGTTGGAATATGGGTCAAGGCTGAGGCTAATGCTGGTACGTCCGTTGTGATATAAATGGATGGTAGATCTCTAAACTCAATGACACACCAAGTCACTTCTAATATGGTCCTGATTAGCTCATTTAGTGCATCGAACCTGGGTTTCAGTGGGACTGCGTGCTCAATGATGCCAGGCACTTGTTTCAGGATTGCCATTGCCTTGGCAAGTTCGTTTGTCGAGTAAATCTGTGCAAGAAGCCAGAATTCTCCATAGTTCAATCCAAATGCCGCTAGGGCCAGCACCAACTTAGCGTCCCATCCATAGTGTGATACCATGTTACATATTGCCACTGTGGTTTGGTGTGCATCTGTGCCACCCAAAGCCTTGTATGCAAGCTGAAAATCCATTTAAATACCATTTCAAACAGTTTAAGATAGACGTGCAATTGTTTTATAGAcctattgttttcaaaaactttaggaaaaaaaaacttttaatttctattattatGTTGATGTAAATATAGATAGGGCAAGATTTTGTAATCGTGATTTGTTATAACCTCGCAGGCAATCCGGTCAATGGTGTATGACAGAGCTTCCAGCATGGCAAGAAAACTCGTATGGTGGGTCTTGTCATCAAAGCCTGAATCAAGGTATGTTTGGGAACCCTGTACAAAAATACAAGCAAtaattagaaaatgaaaacaaagaatATGCAACTGGATGCtttcaattcaaataaattacataTATAGATTTCCAACCAAAATATTActtgtatacatatatatctgCTGCATCATGCTTGATGGTGTGAACCCGCATAtgtataaacttataaatgaatgtgataaagattataaaaatttgattgGTATAACttaaataatgtaataaatgaatatttgtaccattttttttttaattggcaaTACATTAGTTTGTAAGGCTTATTTAATGTAGTAAAATCTATAGTATTATACCGTTGTTAAGAGGATCTCTGGAGTGAGAGTGGCACGTCTAAGAATGTCCTCAACAAGGCGAAGAAGGGGTTTGACATCAACATCTCGGCCATCTGGAGCATGGGATCCCAGAATATGACTGACCAGCACATTGTCATCAGACATCGTAAGCATGCTCCGGTCACCTCTGATCAGTTGGTGCGTAGCATTAGGTGCCAGCTTGCTGAGTAGGGTGGATGGCTGCAAAGAACCCAGTGGGGTGGGTCGTTGCCAAGCCCCAAGATTGGTTTGTGGATTGGGTTGCTGATAAGGAACAAGGCTGGTTTGTTGGTTGGATGGCTGAAATGGAGCTTGT
This DNA window, taken from Quercus robur chromosome 2, dhQueRobu3.1, whole genome shotgun sequence, encodes the following:
- the LOC126714736 gene encoding protein SIEVE ELEMENT OCCLUSION B-like isoform X4, with translation MDTKAVTGPVQKPNATTPAQQPSQASNVLLQATPLLQPSQQLGPLQPTSNLGSVQQTSNPAGTYQQPNPQTNYGAVQQPNPQANYAMQQQNPQTNSGAVQQPNPQTKQAPFQPSNQQTSLVPYQQPNPQTNLGAWQRPTPLGSLQPSTLLSKLAPNATHQLIRGDRSMLTMSDDNVLVSHILGSHAPDGRDVDVKPLLRLVEDILRRATLTPEILLTTGSQTYLDSGFDDKTHHTSFLAMLEALSYTIDRIACELAYKALGGTDAHQTTVAICNMVSHYGWDAKLVLALAAFGLNYGEFWLLAQIYSTNELAKAMAILKQVPGIIEHAVPLKPRFDALNELIRTILEVTWCVIEFRDLPSIYITTDVPALASALTHIPTAVYWTIRSIVACASQISSFTNMGYEFALSTLEAWELSTLTHKLKTILEHLKKKMEECVQYIEERRDVESYQMLVELFKMIHIDNMRVLKALICPRDDVLALVDGTTKKRVNLDVLRRKNVLLLISSLDITQDELSVLEQSYNESRLHEMRVQSPYEVVWIPIVDQLTDVKQRHFEVLQAPMTWYSVYHPSIISKASIKFIKEEWHFRNKPILVVLDHQGRVVSPNAIHMMWIWGSHAFPFTTLREEALWREEAWRLELLVDGIDATILNWIKEGKYIFLYGGDDMEWIRKFTKEAKAVAAATRIPLEMVYVGKATKRERVKRVIANIVQEKLSTCWQDSATIWFFWTRLESMLFSKIQLGKDEEHDLMMQQIKRVLSFDREGTWALLSRGSSVLVNEHGNILWSALFEYDQWKENVPLQGFDAAFQTYVATLRGNSHPCCRFEFSHYAGKNPESMKCPECHHYMEKYTTFLCCHDEGIVPSLLALSTTNT
- the LOC126714736 gene encoding protein SIEVE ELEMENT OCCLUSION B-like isoform X2, translating into MDTKAVTGPVQKPNATTPAQQPSQASNVLLQATPLLQPSQQLGPLQPTSNLGSVQQTSNPAGTYQQPNPQTNYGAVQQPNPQANFALQQPMPQTNYAVQQPNPQTNYGAVQQPNPQANYAMQQQNPQTNSGAVQQPNPQTKQAPFQPSNQQTSLVPYQQPNPQTNLGAWQRPTPLGSLQPSTLLSKLAPNATHQLIRGDRSMLTMSDDNVLVSHILGSHAPDGRDVDVKPLLRLVEDILRRATLTPEILLTTGSQTYLDSGFDDKTHHTSFLAMLEALSYTIDRIACELAYKALGGTDAHQTTVAICNMVSHYGWDAKLVLALAAFGLNYGEFWLLAQIYSTNELAKAMAILKQVPGIIEHAVPLKPRFDALNELIRTILEVTWCVIEFRDLPSIYITTDVPALASALTHIPTAVYWTIRSIVACASQISSFTNMGYEFALSTLEAWELSTLTHKLKTILEHLKKKMEECVQYIEERRDVESYQMLVELFKMIHIDNMRVLKALICPRDDVLALVDGTTKKRVNLDVLRRKNVLLLISSLDITQDELSVLEQSYNESRLHEMRVQSPYEVVWIPIVDQLTDVKQRHFEVLQAPMTWYSVYHPSIISKASIKFIKEEWHFRNKPILVVLDHQGRVVSPNAIHMMWIWGSHAFPFTTLREEALWREEAWRLELLVDGIDATILNWIKERKYIFVYGGDDMEWIRKFTKEAKAVAATARIPLEMVYVGKATKKEQVKRVIANIVQEKLSYCWPDPTMIWFFWMRLESMLFSKFQLGKDEEHDLMMQQIKRVLSFDREGTWALLSRGSSVLVNEHGNILWSALFEYDQWKENVPLQGFDAAFQTYVATLRGNSHPCCRFEFSHYAGKNPESMKCPECHHYMEKYTTFLCCHDEGIVPSLLALSTTNT
- the LOC126714736 gene encoding protein SIEVE ELEMENT OCCLUSION B-like isoform X3, which translates into the protein MDTKAVTGPVQKPNATTPAQQPSQASNVLLQATPLLQPSQQLGPLQPTSNLGSVQQTSNPAGTYQQPNPQTNYGAVQQPNPQANFALQQPMPQTNYAVQQPNPQTNYGAVQQPNPQANYAMQQQNPQTNSGAVQQPNPQTKQAPFQPSNQQTSLVPYQQPNPQTNLGAWQRPTPLGSLQPSTLLSKLAPNATHQLIRGDRSMLTMSDDNVLVSHILGSHAPDGRDVDVKPLLRLVEDILRRATLTPEILLTTGSQTYLDSGFDDKTHHTSFLAMLEALSYTIDRIACELAYKALGGTDAHQTTVAICNMVSHYGWDAKLVLALAAFGLNYGEFWLLAQIYSTNELAKAMAILKQVPGIIEHAVPLKPRFDALNELIRTILEVTWCVIEFRDLPSIYITTDVPALASALTHIPTAVYWTIRSIVACASQISSFTNMGYEFALSTLEAWELSTLTHKLKTILEHLKKKMEECVQYIEERRDVESYQMLVELFKMIHIDNMRVLKALICPRDDVLALVDGTTKKRVNLDVLRRKNVLLLISSLDITQDELSVLEQSYNESRLHEMRVQSPYEVVWIPIVDQLTDVKQRHFEVLQAPMTWYSVYHPSIISKASIKFIKEEWHFRNKPILVVLDHQGRVVSPNAIHMMWIWGSHAFPFTTLREEALWREEAWRLELLVDGIDATILNWIKEGKYIFLYGGDDMEWIRKFTKEAKAVAAATRIPLEMVYVGKATKRERVKRVIANIVQEKLSTCWQDSATIWFFWTRLESMLFSKIQLGKDEEHDLVMQQIKRVLSFDREGSWAVLSRGSSVLVNEHGNILWPALFEYEQWKEKVALQGFDIAFQNYVAALRGNSHPCCRFEFSNYAGKIPENMKCPECHHYMEKYTTFLCCHDEGIVPSLLALATNN
- the LOC126714736 gene encoding protein SIEVE ELEMENT OCCLUSION B-like isoform X1, which translates into the protein MDTKAVTGPVQKPNATTPAQQPSQASNVLLQATPLLQPSQQLGPLQPTSNLGSVQQTSNPAGTYQQPNPQTNYGAVQQPNPQANFALQQPMPQTNYAVQQPNPQTNYGAVQQPNPQANYAMQQQNPQTNSGAVQQPNPQTKQAPFQPSNQQTSLVPYQQPNPQTNLGAWQRPTPLGSLQPSTLLSKLAPNATHQLIRGDRSMLTMSDDNVLVSHILGSHAPDGRDVDVKPLLRLVEDILRRATLTPEILLTTGSQTYLDSGFDDKTHHTSFLAMLEALSYTIDRIACELAYKALGGTDAHQTTVAICNMVSHYGWDAKLVLALAAFGLNYGEFWLLAQIYSTNELAKAMAILKQVPGIIEHAVPLKPRFDALNELIRTILEVTWCVIEFRDLPSIYITTDVPALASALTHIPTAVYWTIRSIVACASQISSFTNMGYEFALSTLEAWELSTLTHKLKTILEHLKKKMEECVQYIEERRDVESYQMLVELFKMIHIDNMRVLKALICPRDDVLALVDGTTKKRVNLDVLRRKNVLLLISSLDITQDELSVLEQSYNESRLHEMRVQSPYEVVWIPIVDQLTDVKQRHFEVLQAPMTWYSVYHPSIISKASIKFIKEEWHFRNKPILVVLDHQGRVVSPNAIHMMWIWGSHAFPFTTLREEALWREEAWRLELLVDGIDATILNWIKEGKYIFLYGGDDMEWIRKFTKEAKAVAAATRIPLEMVYVGKATKRERVKRVIANIVQEKLSTCWQDSATIWFFWTRLESMLFSKIQLGKDEEHDLMMQQIKRVLSFDREGTWALLSRGSSVLVNEHGNILWSALFEYDQWKENVPLQGFDAAFQTYVATLRGNSHPCCRFEFSHYAGKNPESMKCPECHHYMEKYTTFLCCHDEGIVPSLLALSTTNT